From a single Georhizobium profundi genomic region:
- a CDS encoding CarD family transcriptional regulator, which yields MTMQNKKSNQRQGFKTGEAIVYPAHGVGTIVAIEEQEVAGHKLELFVIDFEKDKMRLKVPVAKAMSIGMRKLSETDFVERALKVVQGRARVKRTMWSRRAQEYDAKINSGDLISIAEVVRDLYRAENQPEQSYSERQLYEAALDRMAREIGAVNKMSDTEAVRLIEVNLNKGPKRGKAVDEDEATDEASQDEAA from the coding sequence ATGACAATGCAGAATAAGAAATCCAATCAGCGTCAGGGCTTCAAGACAGGCGAAGCCATCGTCTATCCCGCTCATGGCGTCGGTACGATCGTCGCTATCGAAGAGCAGGAAGTAGCCGGTCACAAGCTCGAGCTTTTCGTCATCGACTTCGAGAAGGACAAGATGCGCCTGAAGGTGCCGGTCGCCAAGGCCATGAGCATCGGCATGCGCAAGCTGTCGGAAACAGATTTCGTCGAGCGCGCTCTCAAGGTCGTGCAGGGCCGTGCGCGCGTCAAGCGCACCATGTGGTCGCGCCGTGCGCAGGAATACGATGCGAAGATCAACTCCGGTGATCTGATCTCGATCGCTGAGGTCGTTCGCGATCTCTATCGTGCCGAGAACCAGCCCGAGCAGTCTTATTCGGAGCGCCAGCTTTATGAGGCGGCACTCGACCGGATGGCCCGCGAGATCGGCGCCGTCAACAAGATGTCCGACACCGAAGCCGTGCGCTTGATCGAGGTCAACCTCAACAAGGGTCCAAAGCGCGGCAAGGCCGTCGACGAGGACGAAGCTACGGACGAGGCTTCCCAGGACGAAGCAGCCTGA
- a CDS encoding RNA polymerase factor sigma-32: MDSAARRHMVKAAMAAPYLERDEEHQLAVRWKEKQDQDALHRITTAHMRLVISMASKFRNFGLPMGDLIQEGHVGLLEAAARFEPDREVRFSTYATWWIRASIQDYILRNWSIVRGGTSSAQKALFFNLRRLRARLSQGSEMLTESAIHQEIATALGVQVKDVAVMDARLSGSDTSLNAPVGDGDSGSADRVDFLRCDAPLPDEQVLQSIDDERRSAWLKGALTTLNARELRIIRERRLAEEGATLESLGSELGISKERVRQIESRALEKLRQALSHQLPALQA, from the coding sequence ATGGATAGTGCAGCCCGCAGGCATATGGTGAAGGCGGCTATGGCCGCGCCTTATCTCGAACGTGACGAAGAGCACCAGCTCGCCGTTCGATGGAAAGAGAAGCAAGACCAGGATGCTTTGCATCGCATTACGACCGCGCATATGCGGCTCGTGATCTCGATGGCCTCCAAGTTTCGCAACTTCGGCTTGCCCATGGGCGACCTGATCCAAGAAGGCCATGTGGGCCTTCTGGAGGCTGCGGCACGGTTCGAACCGGACCGTGAGGTGCGCTTCTCGACCTATGCAACCTGGTGGATCCGTGCGTCCATTCAGGACTATATCCTCCGCAACTGGTCGATCGTTCGCGGCGGTACCAGCTCTGCCCAGAAGGCACTCTTCTTCAATCTTCGACGTCTACGCGCGCGGCTGTCCCAGGGCAGCGAAATGTTGACCGAGAGCGCGATACACCAGGAGATCGCGACGGCACTCGGCGTTCAGGTCAAAGACGTCGCGGTCATGGATGCCCGCCTTTCGGGCTCCGATACGTCGCTCAACGCACCCGTCGGCGACGGCGATTCCGGCAGCGCCGATCGTGTGGATTTTCTGCGCTGCGACGCGCCGCTGCCGGACGAGCAGGTCTTGCAGTCGATCGACGACGAGCGACGCTCAGCTTGGCTGAAAGGTGCGCTGACGACGCTCAACGCGCGCGAATTGCGCATCATCCGCGAGAGGCGGCTGGCGGAAGAGGGGGCGACATTGGAGTCGCTCGGCTCAGAACTCGGCATTTCCAAGGAGCGCGTGCGGCAGATCGAAAGCCGTGCGCTCGAAAAGCTGCGTCAGGCTTTGTCCCACCAGTTGCCCGCGCTTCAGGCTTAA
- a CDS encoding xanthine dehydrogenase family protein molybdopterin-binding subunit: MASVGKIARRTFLIGTAAIAGGLAVGAYAYRRPPDNPLAARADDGEAVFNPYLTIAPDETITIFVPRAEMGQGVSTTLAALVAEELDVSLESVVVEHGPASEAYANIAMLEDGLPFPTYDESTIATIARSGVGIAGKFLALHVTGGSSSTVDAFEKMRQGGATAREALKQAAATRWGVQPADLETNAGSVRNPSTGETLSYGTLAAEAAEAPVSRDIPLRGPEDWKLLGKSQPRTDMRAKVIGAPIFGVDVAQPDMLHATVRINPHFGGGVLALDTEAARQIRGVHSIIEIDHRLGRGFAVIADNTWRAFMAADAVAVEWEKPNSTLDDAAVSELLAAAVGAGSRDVMRDDGDTDIVFADHARDRIVEAEYHVPYLAHAAMEPMNATARFADGKLDLWLPNQAPNLIQAVAAAALDIPTADCTVNTTSLGGGFGRRVEPDVAVYAALIARETGGRPVKVIWTREEDIAHDYYRPAATGRLRAALGADGLPEALDIVVAAPPIFSPMASRFYPSISLPGPDKSIVDGAFNQPYAIANYRVAGVKADIGVPVGIWRSVGNSINGFFHECFMDELAASSGMDPLEYRLKLMASYPVATALLEKVADMSDWRSQPAEGRARGLAFTLSFGTWVAEVVEISRDDRGIRVENVWCAADPGTVLDPGIFEAQMMSGIVFGLSAALGQEITLSEGRVQQSNFHDFDALRIDRCPAIHVEILQNAPRMGGAGEPSTPPVAAALGNAIFALTGERLRRMPFTHDVTFV, encoded by the coding sequence ATGGCATCGGTCGGCAAAATTGCACGGCGCACTTTCCTCATCGGCACGGCCGCGATCGCCGGCGGGCTCGCGGTGGGCGCATACGCCTACCGGCGCCCGCCCGACAATCCGCTGGCGGCGCGCGCCGATGACGGAGAAGCCGTCTTCAATCCCTATCTGACCATCGCACCGGATGAGACGATCACCATCTTCGTGCCACGCGCGGAAATGGGCCAGGGCGTCAGCACCACACTTGCGGCGCTGGTGGCCGAAGAACTCGACGTCTCGCTGGAGAGTGTCGTGGTCGAGCATGGGCCGGCGTCCGAGGCCTATGCCAATATCGCGATGCTGGAAGACGGCCTGCCATTCCCGACCTATGACGAGTCGACGATCGCGACCATCGCCCGCTCCGGCGTCGGGATTGCCGGCAAGTTCCTGGCGCTCCACGTGACGGGCGGCTCGTCATCCACCGTCGATGCGTTCGAGAAGATGCGCCAAGGCGGTGCCACCGCGCGTGAGGCTTTGAAACAGGCTGCAGCGACCCGCTGGGGCGTCCAGCCGGCGGATCTCGAGACGAATGCCGGATCGGTGCGCAATCCCTCCACTGGCGAAACCTTGTCCTACGGCACACTCGCCGCTGAAGCGGCTGAGGCACCTGTCTCGCGCGACATCCCGCTGCGCGGGCCTGAGGACTGGAAATTGCTCGGCAAGTCGCAGCCGCGCACCGATATGCGCGCCAAGGTCATCGGCGCGCCGATTTTTGGCGTCGATGTCGCCCAGCCCGACATGCTTCACGCCACGGTGCGCATCAATCCTCATTTCGGCGGCGGCGTGCTCGCGCTCGACACCGAGGCTGCCCGGCAGATCCGCGGCGTCCATTCTATTATCGAGATCGATCACCGACTCGGACGCGGTTTCGCAGTGATTGCCGACAACACCTGGCGCGCCTTCATGGCGGCCGATGCCGTTGCGGTGGAATGGGAAAAGCCGAACTCGACCCTGGATGATGCGGCTGTCAGCGAACTTCTGGCGGCGGCCGTCGGCGCCGGATCACGCGATGTGATGCGCGACGATGGCGATACGGACATTGTGTTCGCCGACCATGCCCGCGACCGCATCGTCGAGGCGGAATACCATGTGCCCTATCTCGCCCATGCCGCTATGGAGCCCATGAATGCCACAGCGCGCTTTGCGGACGGCAAGCTCGACCTCTGGCTTCCGAACCAGGCGCCGAATCTCATTCAGGCCGTCGCAGCGGCGGCGCTGGACATCCCGACCGCCGACTGCACGGTCAACACGACCTCGCTCGGAGGGGGCTTCGGCCGCCGCGTCGAGCCGGATGTCGCCGTCTATGCGGCCCTGATTGCGCGCGAAACAGGCGGTCGGCCGGTCAAAGTGATCTGGACGCGCGAGGAAGACATCGCCCACGACTATTATCGCCCGGCCGCGACGGGACGGCTGCGCGCGGCACTCGGCGCCGATGGTCTGCCGGAGGCCCTGGACATCGTGGTGGCTGCCCCGCCGATCTTTTCGCCCATGGCATCACGCTTCTATCCGTCGATCAGCTTGCCGGGACCGGACAAGAGCATCGTCGACGGAGCCTTCAACCAGCCCTATGCCATCGCCAATTACCGCGTCGCCGGCGTCAAGGCCGATATCGGCGTGCCGGTGGGTATCTGGCGTTCGGTCGGCAATTCCATCAACGGCTTTTTCCATGAGTGCTTCATGGACGAACTGGCAGCCTCAAGCGGCATGGATCCGCTCGAATACCGCTTGAAGCTAATGGCGTCCTACCCGGTCGCGACCGCGCTTCTCGAGAAGGTCGCCGACATGTCCGATTGGCGATCGCAGCCGGCGGAAGGACGGGCGCGCGGCCTTGCCTTCACGCTGTCCTTCGGCACCTGGGTCGCCGAGGTGGTTGAAATCTCGCGCGATGATCGCGGCATCCGCGTGGAAAACGTCTGGTGCGCTGCAGATCCCGGCACGGTGCTGGATCCGGGGATCTTCGAAGCGCAGATGATGTCCGGCATCGTCTTCGGCCTCTCGGCCGCTCTCGGCCAGGAGATCACGCTCAGCGAAGGCCGCGTGCAGCAGAGCAACTTCCACGATTTCGATGCGCTGCGCATCGATCGCTGCCCGGCCATTCATGTCGAGATCCTGCAGAACGCCCCGCGCATGGGAGGCGCAGGCGAACCGAGCACACCACCCGTGGCCGCCGCACTGGGCAACGCCATCTTTGCGCTGACGGGTGAGCGCCTTCGACGCATGCCCTTCACACATGACGTGACATTCGTCTGA
- a CDS encoding NAD-dependent succinate-semialdehyde dehydrogenase yields MLTRTSQYLKEANLIDGAWVGADSGETIDVVNPATGQRIGSVPKSGKAETRRAIDAAHTAFLEYRKTSAAERAKLMRALHDAIMDNQDALAELLTMEQGKPLAEAKGEVGMSASYILWYAEEARRVYGDTIPSSWADRRMMVIKQPVGVVAAITPWNFPSSMLARKIGPALATGCTSVVKPATATPYSGIAWGVLAEEAGFPKGVINVVTGGSGDIGGELTSNEKVRKITFTGSTEVGRKLLAQSAETVKKVSMELGGNAPFLVFDDADLDRAVEGAIAAKFRNTGQTCVCTNRFIVQSGIHDRFVEKLAEKAAALKVGNGLDDGTTQGPLIDKDQLETVEKFVADAREKGGKILTGGERHELGGNFYKPTVISGATKEMRFTKEEIFGPVAPVYKFETEEEGVALANDTIFGLAAYFYTQDLGRTFRVMEGLEYGLVGVNEGVITAVEAPFGGVKQSGLGKEGGHQGIEEYLESKYVCLGGLGF; encoded by the coding sequence ATGCTGACACGCACGAGCCAGTATCTGAAAGAAGCCAATCTCATCGATGGCGCGTGGGTCGGTGCCGACAGCGGCGAAACTATCGATGTGGTCAATCCGGCGACAGGCCAGCGGATCGGTTCGGTGCCGAAATCGGGCAAGGCTGAAACGCGCCGCGCCATCGACGCTGCGCATACGGCGTTTCTCGAATACCGCAAGACCTCGGCTGCCGAACGCGCCAAGCTGATGCGCGCGCTTCACGATGCCATCATGGACAACCAGGACGCGCTCGCCGAACTGCTCACCATGGAGCAGGGCAAGCCACTGGCCGAGGCCAAGGGCGAGGTCGGCATGTCGGCCAGCTACATCCTCTGGTACGCGGAAGAGGCGCGCCGGGTCTATGGCGACACGATCCCATCTTCATGGGCGGACCGTCGCATGATGGTCATCAAGCAGCCTGTCGGCGTCGTTGCGGCCATCACGCCGTGGAACTTCCCGTCCTCGATGCTGGCCCGCAAGATCGGGCCGGCGCTGGCGACGGGCTGCACGAGCGTCGTTAAGCCGGCGACCGCGACGCCCTATTCGGGCATTGCCTGGGGTGTTCTTGCGGAAGAAGCCGGCTTCCCGAAAGGCGTGATCAACGTGGTCACCGGCGGCTCGGGCGACATCGGCGGCGAGCTGACGTCGAACGAGAAGGTGCGCAAGATCACGTTCACCGGCTCGACCGAAGTCGGCCGCAAGCTGCTCGCGCAATCGGCGGAAACGGTGAAGAAGGTGTCGATGGAGCTTGGCGGCAACGCGCCGTTCCTCGTCTTCGACGATGCCGATCTCGACCGTGCCGTTGAGGGGGCCATCGCAGCGAAGTTCCGAAACACGGGCCAGACCTGCGTGTGCACTAATCGCTTCATCGTCCAGTCGGGCATCCATGACCGCTTCGTCGAGAAGCTGGCGGAGAAGGCGGCTGCGCTGAAGGTAGGCAACGGTCTCGATGACGGCACCACCCAAGGACCGCTGATCGACAAGGACCAGCTTGAAACGGTCGAAAAGTTCGTTGCCGACGCCAGGGAAAAGGGCGGCAAAATCCTGACCGGTGGCGAACGCCATGAACTCGGCGGCAATTTCTACAAGCCGACCGTGATTTCAGGCGCGACGAAGGAAATGCGCTTCACCAAGGAAGAGATCTTCGGCCCCGTCGCACCCGTCTACAAGTTCGAGACGGAGGAAGAAGGGGTCGCCTTGGCCAACGACACGATCTTCGGCCTTGCCGCCTATTTCTACACGCAGGATCTCGGCCGCACGTTTCGTGTCATGGAAGGGCTGGAATACGGCCTGGTCGGCGTGAATGAAGGGGTCATCACAGCCGTGGAAGCACCCTTCGGCGGGGTCAAGCAGTCAGGCCTCGGCAAGGAAGGCGGGCATCAGGGCATCGAGGAATATCTCGAGAGCAAATATGTCTGCCTGGGCGGTCTCGGCTTCTAA
- the fdxA gene encoding ferredoxin FdxA: MTYLVTDNCIKCKYMDCVEVCPVDCFYEGENMLVIHPDECIDCGVCEPECPADAIKPDTEPGLDKWLQVNTEFAEKWPNITVKRDSPADAAEFDGVEGKFEKYFSEAPGEGD; encoded by the coding sequence ATGACGTATCTGGTCACCGACAACTGCATCAAATGCAAATATATGGACTGCGTGGAAGTCTGCCCCGTGGACTGTTTCTACGAGGGCGAGAACATGCTCGTCATCCATCCGGACGAGTGCATCGATTGCGGCGTCTGCGAGCCCGAATGCCCGGCTGATGCCATTAAGCCGGACACCGAGCCGGGTCTCGACAAGTGGCTTCAGGTGAACACCGAATTCGCTGAGAAATGGCCGAACATCACCGTCAAGCGCGACTCGCCCGCCGATGCTGCCGAGTTCGACGGCGTGGAAGGCAAATTCGAGAAATACTTCTCCGAAGCGCCTGGCGAGGGCGACTGA
- a CDS encoding M48 family metalloprotease: MLLVGLVVLSGCQSVISEQDTVVLAPSQNPQTVERLARNDPRAQLGAREHPRIVASYGGEYRDQRTELLLARIVGKLTEVSENPSQTYRITVLNSPAINAFALPGGYLYITRGLLALANDAAEVAAVLSHEMAHVTANHGIERQQREEAEAIAGRVVSEVLSGDIAGRQALARGQLRLAAFSRNQELQADVIGIRMLGEAGYDPYAAARFLESMASYSRFRSAEPNDDPQMDFLASHPTAPQRIELARRHARAFGPEGVGTADRDLFLDGISGLLFGDSPEEGYVRGRSFLHPNLRIRFDVPQGFEIDNTAEAVLATGPNDLAIRFDGVDDPGTPLAEYMRSGWVTGLDEASLRPLTINGLEALSARAAADRWSFDVTIVKVDDQIYRFLTAAPRGSRELDSAADVLKTTFRRMTAGEAVALQPLRLRVVTAGASDTVASLSARMEGDERREELFRLINALGPTGQVASGMRVKLITQ, from the coding sequence ATGCTGCTTGTCGGACTGGTCGTGCTGTCGGGATGCCAAAGCGTCATCAGCGAGCAGGATACCGTCGTTCTTGCGCCTTCCCAGAACCCGCAGACCGTGGAGCGCCTCGCGCGCAATGATCCACGGGCGCAGCTAGGTGCGCGTGAGCATCCACGTATCGTCGCGAGCTATGGTGGCGAATATCGCGACCAGCGCACCGAACTTCTGCTGGCACGAATCGTCGGGAAACTGACCGAAGTCTCCGAAAATCCGAGCCAGACCTATCGGATCACGGTACTGAACTCGCCGGCGATCAACGCCTTCGCCCTTCCGGGCGGCTATCTGTACATCACACGCGGCCTTCTGGCTCTTGCCAATGATGCGGCCGAAGTCGCTGCCGTTCTGTCGCACGAGATGGCGCATGTGACGGCCAATCACGGCATCGAGCGGCAGCAACGCGAAGAGGCCGAGGCGATTGCAGGCCGCGTGGTCTCGGAAGTGTTGTCGGGGGATATTGCCGGGCGCCAGGCGCTTGCGCGCGGCCAGTTGCGATTGGCCGCCTTTTCCCGCAACCAAGAACTCCAGGCGGACGTGATTGGTATCCGGATGCTCGGTGAGGCCGGCTACGATCCGTACGCGGCGGCACGTTTCCTGGAATCCATGGCGTCCTATTCGCGTTTTCGCTCGGCGGAACCGAACGACGACCCGCAGATGGACTTCCTTGCGAGCCACCCCACGGCGCCCCAGCGCATCGAACTCGCCCGTCGTCACGCGCGCGCATTCGGTCCAGAAGGCGTTGGCACGGCGGACCGGGATCTTTTTCTTGATGGCATTTCCGGTCTTCTCTTCGGCGACAGTCCGGAGGAAGGCTATGTCCGTGGGCGAAGCTTCCTGCATCCGAACCTGCGTATTCGTTTCGACGTCCCACAAGGCTTCGAAATCGACAACACGGCTGAAGCAGTGCTGGCGACGGGGCCGAACGACCTCGCGATCCGCTTCGACGGTGTCGACGATCCGGGCACGCCGCTTGCCGAATACATGCGCAGCGGCTGGGTCACCGGCCTCGACGAAGCATCGCTCAGGCCGCTCACGATCAACGGATTGGAAGCGCTCAGCGCGCGGGCAGCTGCGGATCGCTGGTCGTTCGACGTCACGATCGTCAAGGTCGACGACCAGATCTATCGTTTCCTGACGGCGGCGCCCCGTGGCAGCCGGGAGCTGGACAGTGCCGCAGACGTGCTGAAAACGACGTTCCGTCGCATGACGGCAGGGGAGGCGGTTGCCCTGCAGCCGCTCCGCCTGCGCGTCGTGACAGCTGGCGCCTCCGATACGGTCGCGTCGCTCTCCGCACGCATGGAAGGCGACGAACGCCGCGAGGAACTGTTCCGCCTGATCAACGCGCTTGGACCTACCGGTCAGGTGGCGTCAGGCATGCGGGTCAAGCTCATCACCCAGTAA
- a CDS encoding AAA family ATPase, whose protein sequence is MRFDGTDAYIAEKDLTVAINAAIALQKPLLVKGEPGTGKTELARQLASALGLDLLEWHVKSTTKAQQGLYEYDAVSRLRDSQLGDDRFNDIGNYIRRGKLWDAFDADKRVVLLIDEIDKADIEFPNDLLQELDRMEFHVYETGETIRARHRPIVIITSNNEKELPDAFLRRCFFHFIRFPDIETLHRIVEVHYPGIKQNLVRAALTQFYEIRDVPGLKKKPSTSEALDWIRLLVADDVAPEDLRGDAKNALPRLHGALLKNEQDVHLFERLAFMARRQG, encoded by the coding sequence ATGCGGTTTGACGGCACAGACGCCTATATTGCGGAAAAGGATCTGACGGTCGCTATCAATGCGGCGATCGCTCTGCAGAAGCCGCTGCTGGTAAAAGGCGAGCCGGGCACCGGAAAAACCGAACTCGCTCGCCAACTGGCCTCCGCACTCGGTCTCGATCTACTCGAATGGCATGTGAAGTCGACCACAAAGGCCCAGCAGGGTCTCTACGAGTACGATGCCGTATCGCGGCTGCGCGATAGCCAGCTCGGCGACGACCGCTTCAACGACATCGGTAATTATATTCGCCGAGGCAAGCTCTGGGATGCCTTCGATGCCGACAAGCGCGTCGTGCTTCTGATCGACGAGATCGATAAGGCCGACATCGAGTTTCCCAACGACCTTCTTCAGGAACTCGACCGGATGGAGTTCCACGTCTATGAAACGGGAGAGACGATCCGCGCGCGCCATCGTCCGATCGTCATCATCACGTCCAACAACGAGAAGGAATTGCCGGACGCCTTCCTGCGCCGTTGCTTCTTCCACTTCATCCGCTTTCCCGACATCGAGACGCTGCATCGGATCGTCGAGGTCCATTATCCGGGAATCAAGCAAAATCTTGTGCGCGCGGCGCTGACGCAGTTCTACGAGATCCGCGACGTTCCAGGCCTGAAGAAGAAGCCGTCCACATCGGAAGCGCTCGATTGGATCCGTCTGCTGGTTGCCGACGACGTGGCACCGGAAGATTTGCGCGGCGACGCCAAGAACGCACTTCCGCGCCTGCACGGCGCGCTCCTCAAGAACGAGCAGGACGTCCACCTCTTCGAACGCCTCGCCTTCATGGCGCGGCGTCAGGGTTAG
- a CDS encoding histidine phosphatase family protein, which produces MKKLRNVIAGSAVAIAVVTGSAIAPGPALATEAAWVRLSNGGYTILLQHAQTLGGDASEVDPQDCATQAVLSDRGRTQARRQGTRFAARAVTINGIYSSEYCRTQETADLAFGSYSVEVLEELDPLGQTEMSEEEQLDAIIARINGFRGPGNQLFITHSGVVQALTGTTPRDGEAVIVGPVPEGSDKPAVVGRILLN; this is translated from the coding sequence ATGAAAAAGCTCAGAAACGTTATCGCCGGCTCCGCAGTAGCCATAGCCGTGGTCACCGGATCGGCAATCGCTCCCGGCCCGGCACTCGCCACTGAAGCGGCTTGGGTGCGCTTGTCCAACGGCGGCTACACGATCTTGCTCCAGCACGCGCAGACGCTTGGCGGAGACGCGTCCGAAGTCGATCCTCAGGATTGCGCGACGCAGGCAGTTTTGTCCGATAGGGGCCGCACCCAGGCACGGCGTCAAGGAACACGCTTTGCCGCACGCGCCGTGACGATCAACGGCATCTATAGCAGCGAGTACTGCCGCACCCAGGAGACCGCCGATCTCGCCTTCGGCTCATACAGCGTCGAGGTGCTCGAGGAACTGGATCCTCTGGGCCAGACCGAGATGAGCGAAGAAGAGCAGCTTGATGCCATCATCGCTCGCATCAACGGTTTCAGGGGCCCCGGCAACCAGCTTTTCATCACCCACAGCGGCGTTGTGCAGGCCCTGACGGGCACCACCCCGCGCGACGGCGAGGCAGTGATCGTCGGTCCGGTTCCCGAAGGGTCGGACAAGCCGGCCGTGGTAGGACGCATTCTTCTGAACTGA
- a CDS encoding vWA domain-containing protein, translated as MFLPFFLELKAAGVPVSLREYLALLEGLEAELVTYDVEGFYYLARATLVKDERFIDRFDRVFAHAFRGVEAVAGEEGPSSVALPEEWLRRLAEKHLSEDEKKLVEALGGFEKLMETLKQRLEEQKGRHQGGSKWIGTAGTSPFGAYGYNPEGVRIGQDGSRHRRAVKVWDKRDFRDLDDRVELGTRNIKIALKRLRRWVRAGAAEELDLGGTIKSTAEHGYLDVRTRPERRNAIKLLMFFDVGGSMDDHIKTVEELFSAVRAEFRHMDYFYFHNCLYEGVWKDNRRRHEAVLPTYDLIRTYGSDYRVIFVGDAAMSPYEIVYPGGSVEHWNKEAGQVWLERVLAHFPKAAWLNPTPQAHWGYTQSIGLIRQIVNDRMFPLTLGGLEAATRELTR; from the coding sequence ATGTTCCTCCCCTTCTTCCTCGAACTGAAAGCGGCGGGTGTGCCGGTTTCGCTGCGCGAGTATCTTGCGCTGCTCGAAGGGCTGGAGGCGGAGCTCGTCACCTATGACGTCGAGGGCTTCTACTACCTTGCCCGGGCGACGCTGGTGAAGGACGAGCGGTTCATCGATCGGTTCGACCGGGTGTTTGCCCACGCGTTTCGCGGGGTCGAGGCAGTTGCGGGCGAAGAGGGGCCTTCAAGCGTTGCCTTGCCCGAGGAGTGGCTGCGGCGGCTTGCCGAAAAACATCTGAGCGAAGACGAAAAGAAGCTCGTCGAGGCGCTGGGCGGTTTCGAAAAGCTGATGGAGACGCTGAAGCAGCGGCTCGAAGAGCAGAAGGGCCGTCACCAGGGCGGCTCGAAATGGATCGGCACGGCCGGCACCTCACCCTTTGGCGCCTATGGCTACAACCCCGAAGGTGTGCGTATCGGGCAGGATGGCAGCCGGCACCGTCGCGCGGTCAAGGTTTGGGACAAGCGCGATTTTCGCGATCTCGACGACCGGGTGGAGCTCGGCACGCGCAACATCAAGATCGCGCTGAAGCGCCTGCGCCGCTGGGTGCGGGCAGGCGCGGCCGAGGAGCTGGATCTCGGTGGCACCATCAAGTCGACCGCCGAACACGGCTATCTCGATGTGCGCACCCGGCCCGAACGGCGCAATGCGATCAAGCTTTTGATGTTCTTCGATGTCGGCGGGTCGATGGATGATCACATCAAGACCGTGGAAGAGCTCTTTTCCGCGGTGCGCGCCGAGTTTCGCCATATGGATTACTTCTATTTTCACAACTGCCTCTATGAGGGCGTGTGGAAGGACAACCGCCGGCGCCACGAGGCCGTGCTGCCCACCTATGATCTGATCCGCACCTATGGTTCCGACTATCGGGTGATCTTCGTCGGCGATGCGGCGATGAGCCCCTACGAGATCGTCTATCCGGGCGGGTCGGTCGAGCACTGGAACAAGGAAGCCGGGCAGGTCTGGCTGGAGCGGGTGCTTGCCCATTTCCCGAAGGCTGCATGGTTAAACCCCACCCCGCAGGCGCATTGGGGTTATACCCAGTCGATCGGGCTGATCCGGCAGATCGTCAACGACCGAATGTTTCCGTTGACGCTCGGCGGGCTTGAAGCCGCGACGCGGGAATTGACGCGCTGA
- a CDS encoding (2Fe-2S)-binding protein, giving the protein MELTVNGQRHSLDIESDMPLLWVLRDELGMMGPKFGCGIGACGACTVLIDGVPERSCALPVQYVEGAVTTIDGLSGDGVLTAVQEAWIAEQVAQCGYCQAGQIMSATALLASNPAPSDADIDEAMSGNLCRCGTYPRIRTAIKRAASTQSARS; this is encoded by the coding sequence ATGGAATTGACGGTCAACGGCCAACGCCATTCGCTCGACATCGAAAGCGACATGCCGCTGCTCTGGGTGCTGCGCGATGAACTGGGCATGATGGGCCCGAAATTCGGCTGCGGCATCGGCGCCTGCGGCGCCTGTACGGTGCTGATCGATGGCGTGCCGGAACGGTCCTGCGCCCTGCCTGTGCAATATGTCGAAGGCGCAGTCACGACCATCGACGGGCTTTCGGGTGACGGCGTCCTGACGGCCGTGCAGGAAGCCTGGATCGCAGAGCAGGTCGCCCAATGCGGCTATTGCCAGGCCGGGCAGATCATGTCGGCCACAGCGCTGCTCGCGTCCAATCCCGCGCCGAGTGATGCGGACATCGACGAAGCGATGTCCGGCAACCTCTGCCGCTGCGGCACCTATCCGCGCATCCGGACCGCCATCAAGCGAGCGGCATCCACACAGTCGGCGCGGAGCTGA